From the Nitrobacter hamburgensis X14 genome, one window contains:
- a CDS encoding lytic transglycosylase domain-containing protein has protein sequence MTLLAHASRLRTTALGASLVLAAGLWAGAADAEKAAKAPAPKPRPISRHVVPKTVTGHTHGKIPTPAHRKISAPDKNKAKATVAPAIQPATRQHAVLPPPSKRQPVPRAAMAATSSTSRADLDALANVIDLTRKNRQSDATQVEASMTDPVARKLAEWIILRSNDNGAPTERYRAFIAANPSWPSQTFLRKRAEAALWDDHRDDAAVLAWFENERPLSAKGRFALARALLARGDRARAAHLVREAWRTDSMSEAVERMALEEFGALLAPGDQKARMDYLLYGNERDAALRAAKRLGNAEVALARARIAADRKSSSLHSLLDKVPRELHGDPGYIFARIQLLRREEKFAEAARLMLNAPRDPNRLYNVDEWWIERRLLARKMIDIGEYRTAYLIARDAALPARDIYKTEQEFTAGWIALRFLKDPNTATRHFARIGVGSVNPTALARAGYWQGRAAEAAGRVQEARHAYAAAAEQSTSYYGQLARAKLGLPQIELRSIPGSRSRGVERLEIVRAVQLLYAIGKGDFAIPIFADIGENGDPDAVLGLGELAARHGDARGMLLAGKAALNRGLPFDFYAYPVSGIPPFRSIGPDVERSVVYAIARQESAFNPSVVSPAHAYGLMQVTPDAGKYVCKKYGASFDLHRLKNEPAYNAALGAAELGGLLEDYRGSYIMTFAAYNAGRGSVRKWIARYGDPRDPGVDAVDWVELIPFSETRNYVQRIMENLQVYRARFGGGSKLQIEADLHRGSIQ, from the coding sequence GTGACATTGCTTGCCCACGCATCAAGGTTGCGAACGACGGCTTTGGGAGCGAGCCTAGTGCTGGCGGCCGGACTCTGGGCCGGAGCCGCGGATGCCGAGAAAGCCGCCAAGGCTCCAGCACCGAAGCCGCGACCGATTTCACGTCACGTCGTTCCGAAGACGGTCACCGGCCATACGCATGGCAAGATCCCGACCCCGGCGCACCGCAAGATCTCAGCCCCGGACAAAAACAAAGCCAAGGCCACCGTAGCTCCGGCAATTCAACCGGCCACACGCCAGCACGCCGTGCTCCCGCCGCCGTCGAAACGCCAGCCCGTTCCGAGAGCCGCGATGGCCGCGACGTCATCGACGTCGCGCGCCGATCTCGATGCGCTTGCGAACGTCATCGACCTGACCCGCAAGAACAGGCAGTCCGATGCCACGCAGGTCGAAGCCAGCATGACAGATCCGGTAGCGCGCAAGCTCGCCGAGTGGATCATCCTGCGCAGCAACGACAATGGCGCGCCGACCGAGCGCTACCGCGCCTTCATCGCCGCCAATCCGAGCTGGCCCTCGCAGACGTTCCTGCGCAAACGCGCGGAGGCTGCACTATGGGACGACCATCGCGACGATGCCGCCGTGCTGGCCTGGTTCGAAAACGAACGGCCGCTGTCGGCGAAGGGACGGTTCGCACTGGCGCGCGCGCTGCTCGCGCGCGGCGACCGCGCCAGGGCCGCACATCTGGTCCGCGAGGCCTGGCGGACCGACTCCATGTCGGAAGCGGTCGAGAGGATGGCGCTGGAGGAGTTCGGGGCGCTGCTGGCGCCGGGCGATCAGAAAGCCCGGATGGATTATCTGCTTTACGGCAACGAGCGCGATGCGGCGCTACGCGCGGCGAAGCGGCTCGGAAACGCCGAGGTCGCCCTCGCCAGGGCACGGATTGCCGCCGACCGCAAATCCTCCAGCCTGCACTCGCTGCTCGACAAGGTACCGCGCGAGCTGCACGGCGACCCCGGCTATATCTTCGCCCGCATTCAGCTTTTGCGCCGCGAGGAGAAGTTCGCGGAAGCCGCGCGGCTGATGCTGAACGCGCCGCGGGATCCCAACCGGCTTTACAATGTGGATGAATGGTGGATCGAGCGACGGCTGCTTGCGCGCAAGATGATCGACATCGGCGAGTACCGCACCGCGTATCTCATCGCGCGCGATGCGGCGCTCCCCGCGCGGGATATCTACAAGACCGAGCAGGAGTTCACCGCCGGCTGGATCGCCCTGCGTTTCCTGAAGGACCCCAACACCGCCACCCGGCATTTCGCCCGCATCGGCGTCGGCAGCGTCAACCCGACCGCTCTGGCGCGGGCCGGCTACTGGCAAGGTCGCGCCGCCGAGGCGGCAGGCCGCGTTCAGGAGGCCCGTCACGCCTATGCCGCGGCCGCCGAACAGTCCACCAGCTATTACGGCCAGCTCGCGCGCGCGAAGCTCGGACTGCCGCAGATCGAATTGCGCAGCATCCCCGGCAGCCGGTCGCGCGGCGTCGAACGGCTGGAGATCGTGCGCGCCGTCCAGCTTCTTTATGCGATCGGCAAAGGCGACTTCGCGATCCCGATCTTTGCCGATATAGGCGAAAACGGCGACCCCGATGCGGTGCTGGGTCTGGGCGAACTCGCCGCGCGTCACGGCGACGCACGGGGTATGCTGCTAGCCGGCAAGGCCGCGCTCAATCGCGGACTGCCGTTCGATTTCTATGCCTATCCGGTCAGCGGAATTCCTCCTTTCCGTTCGATCGGGCCGGATGTCGAGCGCAGCGTCGTCTATGCGATCGCGCGGCAGGAAAGCGCGTTCAATCCGTCTGTGGTGTCGCCGGCCCACGCCTACGGGCTGATGCAGGTGACGCCGGATGCTGGAAAATATGTCTGCAAAAAATACGGCGCCAGCTTCGACCTTCATCGCCTGAAAAACGAGCCCGCCTATAACGCCGCGCTCGGCGCAGCGGAGCTCGGAGGTCTGCTCGAAGACTATCGCGGCTCCTACATCATGACCTTCGCCGCCTACAATGCCGGACGCGGCAGCGTCAGGAAATGGATCGCGCGCTACGGCGATCCGCGCGATCCCGGGGTCGATGCGGTGGATTGGGTCGAGCTGATCCCGTTCTCGGAGACGCGCAACTACGTACAGCGCATCATGGAGAACCTGCAGGTCTATCGCGCCCGCTTCGGCGGCGGCTCGAAGTTGCAGATCGAGGCGGACCTGCACCGCGGCTCCATCCAATAG
- a CDS encoding DUF3551 domain-containing protein: protein MDSNEMRMVKQRAARRVLLAAACTGFVVSSFLVLAPSAAQAWDYPYCIKGDYYQSGTGDCSFDTYQQCLATASGRRAYCDANPFYRFEEDDSGAYPDVHRRKRRR from the coding sequence ATGGATAGCAACGAAATGCGGATGGTCAAACAGAGGGCGGCCCGCAGGGTTTTGCTGGCGGCCGCGTGCACCGGTTTTGTGGTCTCGTCGTTCCTTGTTCTGGCTCCGTCAGCCGCGCAGGCTTGGGATTATCCGTATTGCATCAAGGGCGACTACTACCAAAGTGGTACCGGGGATTGCAGTTTCGATACCTACCAGCAATGCCTCGCGACAGCCTCTGGCCGCCGCGCGTATTGCGACGCGAATCCGTTCTATCGTTTCGAGGAAGACGATTCCGGCGCATACCCCGATGTTCACCGAAGGAAGCGTCGCCGATAG
- a CDS encoding porin → MNLMKSLFLGSAAGLVAMTGAQAADLPLKAKAVEYVKVCSLYGAGFYYIPGTDTCLKLGGYMRADMGINTNSVFSGNTSGLGGARNRLSNDFTWRARANLNLDTRTATEYGVVRTYFDANYTWTSGGYGGAGGGATAYDSAVNGGVSNGQLGLNFAFIQFAGFTMGKAVSLFSTPWGAYPGNIYDGLVGGGGTTSQGVNQFAYTAEFGNGVSASVGVQDPSAYYQTGIFNLGAPITNTFGTANFGYGASAYGGTRAPDVVGQIRVDQAWGLFQVSAAAHNNNPAYYGATQDTRGPGDKWGWAGQVGLQIKNIPTGPGDTINVSGVYTKGASGYNFQELASPAAGATIYSGVNSVGYGFAPDSVYGASPGQLQLVQTWGVRGAFNHNWNAYWSSSVFGAYAAVSYTGAAKTAMCAGMTASPFGVGITTCNPDYNIGQVGANLRWTPVRNLTFTAEGLYTMLDQKYAGTAHFANNNTAAAKLAGDYALKDQNTWTVMLRAQRTW, encoded by the coding sequence ATGAACTTGATGAAGAGCCTTTTCCTCGGCTCGGCGGCGGGTTTGGTCGCGATGACCGGGGCGCAGGCTGCCGATCTTCCGTTGAAGGCCAAGGCGGTCGAATACGTGAAGGTCTGCTCCCTGTACGGCGCGGGCTTCTATTACATCCCCGGCACCGACACCTGCCTTAAGCTCGGCGGCTATATGCGTGCCGACATGGGCATCAATACGAACTCGGTCTTCAGCGGCAACACCTCGGGTCTGGGCGGCGCGCGGAACCGTCTCAGCAACGATTTCACCTGGCGGGCGCGCGCGAACCTGAACCTCGATACCCGCACGGCCACCGAATACGGCGTGGTCCGCACCTATTTCGATGCGAACTACACGTGGACCTCGGGCGGTTACGGCGGTGCGGGCGGTGGTGCGACTGCGTATGACTCAGCTGTGAACGGTGGCGTCTCCAACGGCCAGCTTGGCCTGAACTTCGCCTTCATCCAGTTCGCCGGCTTCACGATGGGTAAAGCCGTCTCGCTGTTTAGTACGCCTTGGGGAGCCTATCCGGGCAACATCTACGACGGTCTCGTCGGTGGCGGCGGTACGACCTCGCAGGGCGTGAACCAGTTCGCCTATACCGCAGAGTTCGGCAATGGCGTGTCGGCCTCGGTCGGCGTGCAGGATCCGAGCGCATATTACCAGACTGGCATTTTCAACCTCGGGGCACCGATCACCAACACCTTCGGCACTGCCAACTTTGGCTACGGCGCCAGCGCCTACGGTGGAACCCGCGCTCCGGACGTCGTCGGCCAGATCCGCGTCGATCAGGCCTGGGGCCTGTTCCAGGTGTCGGCTGCGGCCCACAACAACAATCCCGCTTACTACGGTGCCACCCAAGATACTCGCGGTCCCGGAGACAAGTGGGGTTGGGCCGGTCAGGTCGGACTCCAGATCAAGAACATCCCGACCGGACCGGGTGACACGATCAACGTGTCGGGCGTCTACACCAAGGGCGCGAGCGGTTACAACTTCCAGGAACTGGCCAGCCCGGCGGCCGGTGCGACGATCTATTCCGGTGTGAACAGCGTTGGATACGGCTTCGCGCCGGATTCGGTGTATGGTGCCAGCCCGGGCCAGCTTCAATTGGTCCAGACTTGGGGCGTGCGCGGCGCTTTCAACCACAATTGGAACGCGTACTGGAGCAGTTCGGTTTTCGGGGCTTACGCAGCGGTTAGCTACACCGGCGCGGCGAAGACTGCGATGTGTGCCGGGATGACTGCTTCTCCTTTTGGTGTAGGCATCACAACCTGCAACCCGGACTACAACATCGGGCAGGTTGGTGCGAACCTCCGCTGGACGCCGGTCAGGAACCTGACCTTCACGGCGGAAGGTCTCTACACCATGCTGGATCAGAAGTACGCCGGTACGGCGCATTTTGCTAACAACAACACCGCCGCTGCCAAGCTGGCGGGTGACTATGCCCTGAAGGACCAGAATACCTGGACCGTCATGCTCCGCGCGCAGCGCACCTGGTAA
- a CDS encoding porin: MKPMKSLFLGAAAGLVVMSGAQAADLPLKAKAVEYVKVCSLYGAGFYYIPGTDTCIKLGGYVRADMGVNANLMFAGNTAGVAGAQNRLGNDFTWRSRADLNVDTRTATEYGVVRTYFETVFSWTSGGYVSNGAGSTVYDAASPGATGSGAVSGGQLGVYYAFIQFAGFTMGKAVSQFSTPWGNYLGNNIFDGLVGGGGALTGVNQFTYTAEFGNGVSGSIAVQDPIQYYQAGILNLGVAPTATFGTANLGYGSNDYGGTTVPDVVARLRVDQAWGMFQASVAAHNNNPAYYGATQDTGGPADKWGWAGQLALSIRNIPTGSGDTIDIQGVYTNGATRYNIQDLAGAAGVNTIYTGVTGIGYGFAPDAVFGPDGQLQLVSTWGMRGAFNHNWNPYWATSVFGAYASVRYTGAAKSLMCGVGGTVPAILGAGVITCNPDYNIGQVGANLRWTPVKNLTFTTEALYTMLDQKYAGVATLPANNFGKPAGNYTLKDQDTWTVMVRAQRTW, encoded by the coding sequence ATGAAACCGATGAAGAGCCTTTTCCTCGGCGCGGCGGCGGGTCTCGTCGTCATGAGCGGGGCACAGGCTGCCGATCTGCCGTTGAAAGCCAAGGCGGTCGAATATGTGAAGGTTTGCTCCCTGTACGGCGCGGGCTTCTATTACATCCCCGGCACCGACACCTGCATCAAGCTGGGCGGCTATGTCCGTGCCGACATGGGCGTTAACGCCAACCTGATGTTCGCCGGTAACACTGCGGGTGTTGCCGGTGCGCAGAACCGTTTAGGCAACGATTTCACCTGGCGGTCGCGTGCGGACCTAAACGTCGACACCCGCACTGCCACCGAATACGGCGTGGTCCGCACCTATTTCGAGACGGTCTTCAGCTGGACCTCGGGCGGTTACGTCAGCAACGGTGCCGGTTCGACTGTGTATGATGCGGCTTCGCCCGGAGCGACCGGCAGCGGCGCCGTCTCCGGCGGCCAGCTTGGCGTGTACTACGCCTTCATCCAGTTCGCCGGCTTCACGATGGGTAAGGCTGTCTCTCAGTTCAGCACTCCGTGGGGAAACTATCTGGGCAACAACATCTTCGACGGTCTGGTCGGCGGCGGCGGAGCGCTCACGGGCGTGAACCAGTTCACCTATACGGCAGAGTTCGGCAACGGCGTGTCGGGCTCGATCGCCGTTCAGGATCCGATCCAGTACTACCAGGCCGGTATTTTAAACCTCGGGGTAGCGCCGACCGCCACCTTCGGCACTGCCAACCTTGGTTACGGCTCGAATGATTACGGTGGGACCACCGTTCCTGATGTCGTGGCTCGACTCCGCGTCGATCAGGCCTGGGGCATGTTCCAGGCCTCGGTTGCGGCGCATAACAACAACCCGGCCTATTACGGTGCCACTCAAGATACCGGCGGTCCCGCAGACAAGTGGGGTTGGGCCGGTCAGCTCGCTTTGTCGATCAGGAACATCCCGACCGGATCGGGTGACACGATCGACATCCAGGGCGTCTACACCAATGGTGCGACCCGTTACAACATCCAGGACCTGGCCGGCGCAGCGGGTGTCAACACGATCTATACCGGCGTAACCGGCATTGGATATGGCTTTGCGCCGGATGCCGTGTTTGGCCCTGACGGCCAGCTTCAGCTGGTCTCGACCTGGGGTATGCGCGGCGCTTTCAACCACAACTGGAACCCGTACTGGGCCACTTCGGTTTTCGGCGCCTACGCATCGGTCAGGTATACCGGTGCGGCCAAGAGCCTGATGTGCGGCGTGGGCGGTACGGTACCTGCTATTCTTGGTGCGGGCGTCATCACCTGCAACCCGGACTACAACATTGGGCAGGTTGGCGCGAACCTCCGCTGGACTCCGGTCAAGAACCTGACCTTCACGACGGAAGCGCTCTATACCATGCTGGATCAGAAGTACGCCGGCGTGGCGACTCTTCCCGCCAACAACTTTGGCAAGCCGGCGGGTAATTATACCCTGAAGGATCAGGACACCTGGACCGTCATGGTCCGCGCGCAACGCACCTGGTAA